A single window of Canis lupus familiaris isolate Mischka breed German Shepherd chromosome 7, alternate assembly UU_Cfam_GSD_1.0, whole genome shotgun sequence DNA harbors:
- the LOC119876411 gene encoding 60S ribosomal protein L31-like, translating into MAPTKKGGEKKKGRSAINEVVTREYTINIHKHIHGVGFKKRAPRALKEIRKFAMKEMGTPIVRIDTRLNKAVWAKGIRNVPYRIRVQLSRKCNEDEDSPNKLYTLVTYVPVTTFKNLDC; encoded by the coding sequence ATGGCTCCCACAAAGAAGGGTGGTGAGAAGAAGAAGGGCCGTTCTGCCATCAACgaggtagtgaccagagaatacaccatcaacattcacaaacatatccatggagtgggtttcaagaagcGTGCCCCTCGGGCACTCAAAGAGATCCGgaaatttgccatgaaggagatgggaactccaATTGTGCGCattgacaccaggctcaacaaagctgtctgggccaaaggaataaggaatgttccataccGTATCCGTGTGCAGTTGTCCAGAAAATGTAATGaggatgaagattcaccaaacaagctctacacGCTGGTTACCTATgtacctgtcaccactttcaaaaatctagACTGTTAA